One Novosphingobium sp. EMRT-2 DNA segment encodes these proteins:
- the tyrS gene encoding tyrosine--tRNA ligase produces the protein MTAYKSTLLRLLDERGYIHQLTDAAALDALAQKQVIPGYIGFDPTAPSLHVGSMVQIMLLRRLQQAGHKPIVLMGGGTGKIGDPSFKDEARKLLTTDTIAANVASIKTVFERFLTFGDGPSDAIMVDNADWLDKLEYIPFLREVGQHFSVNRMLSFDSVKQRLDREQSLSFLEFNYMILQAYDFRELSQRHACRLQMGGSDQWGNIVNGIELTRRMDGVEVFGVTTPLLTTADGSKMGKTAAGAVWLNEDALPAWDFWQYWRNSDDRDVGRFLRLFTDLPLDEIVRLEALQGSEINAAKVVLANEVTRLVRGEEAARAAEATAAATFAGGGIGQDLPTLVCAEHAISLIDALVGIGFAASRGEAKRLIAGSGARIDGESVSDEGFQIVLAGQERRISAGKKKHGIIRPA, from the coding sequence ATGACCGCATACAAGTCCACCCTGCTTCGCCTGCTCGACGAGCGTGGCTACATCCACCAGCTTACCGATGCCGCCGCGCTCGATGCGCTGGCGCAGAAGCAGGTCATCCCGGGCTATATCGGCTTCGATCCTACCGCGCCATCGCTGCACGTGGGCAGCATGGTCCAGATCATGCTGCTCCGCCGGTTGCAGCAGGCCGGGCACAAGCCGATCGTGCTGATGGGCGGCGGCACCGGCAAGATCGGCGATCCCAGCTTCAAGGACGAAGCCCGCAAGCTGCTGACGACGGATACGATCGCGGCGAACGTCGCCTCGATTAAGACCGTGTTCGAACGCTTCCTGACGTTCGGCGATGGACCGAGCGACGCGATCATGGTCGACAACGCGGACTGGCTCGACAAGCTGGAATACATCCCCTTCCTGCGCGAGGTGGGCCAGCATTTCTCGGTCAACCGGATGCTCAGCTTCGATTCGGTCAAGCAGCGGCTGGATCGCGAACAATCGCTGTCGTTCCTCGAATTCAACTACATGATTCTGCAGGCTTACGATTTCCGCGAACTGTCGCAGCGGCATGCCTGCCGGTTGCAGATGGGCGGATCGGACCAGTGGGGCAACATCGTCAACGGCATCGAACTGACCCGCCGCATGGACGGGGTGGAAGTGTTCGGCGTCACCACGCCGCTGCTGACCACGGCCGACGGTTCCAAGATGGGCAAGACGGCCGCCGGGGCCGTGTGGCTCAACGAGGACGCGCTGCCCGCGTGGGACTTCTGGCAATACTGGCGCAACAGCGATGACCGCGATGTCGGCCGGTTCCTGCGCCTGTTCACGGATCTGCCGCTGGACGAGATCGTGCGGCTCGAAGCGCTGCAGGGCAGCGAGATCAACGCCGCCAAGGTGGTGCTCGCCAACGAAGTCACGCGGCTGGTCCGTGGCGAGGAAGCGGCCCGCGCCGCCGAAGCCACCGCGGCCGCCACGTTCGCGGGCGGCGGAATCGGCCAGGACCTGCCCACGCTCGTCTGCGCGGAACACGCTATCAGTCTGATCGATGCGCTGGTCGGTATCGGTTTTGCGGCGAGCCGTGGCGAGGCAAAACGCCTTATCGCCGGCAGCGGCGCCCGGATTGACGGCGAATCCGTGTCCGACGAAGGCTTCCAGATCGTGCTGGCGGGCCAGGAACGGCGGATTTCCGCGGGAAAGAAGAAGCACGGCATCATCCGCCCGGCCTGA
- a CDS encoding PilZ domain-containing protein, translating to MPGGAQLSVTDLRRATRQPVNLPVIGEHRRMGDVMLHIVNISSNGFMAQGVTDLGRGERVTVRLPQIGRIEAFIVWTKDDRTGFQFERIIRPEDFLKMVKSLQPNPRLRGKG from the coding sequence ATGCCTGGCGGAGCCCAGCTTTCAGTCACCGACCTGCGCCGTGCCACGCGACAGCCGGTGAATCTGCCGGTCATCGGTGAGCATCGTCGCATGGGCGATGTGATGCTGCACATCGTCAACATCTCGTCCAACGGGTTCATGGCTCAGGGAGTCACGGATCTTGGCCGGGGTGAACGCGTGACCGTGCGCCTTCCGCAGATCGGCCGCATCGAAGCCTTCATCGTGTGGACCAAGGATGATCGCACCGGGTTCCAGTTCGAACGCATCATTCGGCCCGAAGACTTCCTGAAAATGGTCAAGAGCCTGCAACCCAACCCGCGTCTGCGCGGCAAAGGCTGA
- a CDS encoding TonB-dependent receptor → MAAPLAQTPAAPPAEGTDGHVDSAHPTGTPDDAGHTPIVVTGRLISGDRDVIVAPVVLTGEDLARNTQPQIGAMLARLPGVSTSGFAPGASRPVLRGFDGPRVQVLTDGLGSLDASSVSADHGVALDTLNIDRIDVLHGPEVLLYAADPAGGAVNAIDKRIPRRVPDKPVELTAQGSYGTAADSVNFGGAMDVALAPRFVAHVDASYNHANDLRIGGNVLSPQLRADTLASAADLASDGDTDGATSLTQQANARGRLANSFARGSTLGAGVAFIDAGGSLGISVSRLTSDYGIPPRPEAGSGDPVSISLRQTRYDMRGSLNLDGFFDKLEFRGAYGDYTHAEIEGGVAGTRFFNESIETRLELVQARHGGWRGETGIQYGSRDLRVVGDERLIPDNLTNRFAVFTRQQLSVGTFDLEASGRYEHTSVKARPNGITRDFNQLAAGLGLAWHPVESLTISLSGSHGERAPSAEELFIDGIHDATQSYESGNPAFRKERSNTVEAGVRYHADRFAGAVTAYATDFKDFIAPVPTGADVEGFPVYQFIQGDAKFRGVEAEASVKALDWGDRSVSVDGGVDYVHAELTGVGPAPRIPPLRVRGGAEYNSDRFSLRGEVIHNAAQNRVAANENPTAAFTLVNASATWRPMGKDGALSLILSGDNLLNVEGRLATSETRDFVPIAGRDVRVTVSLRI, encoded by the coding sequence TTGGCCGCTCCGCTTGCGCAGACGCCCGCCGCCCCTCCGGCCGAGGGCACCGACGGGCATGTCGACAGCGCCCATCCCACCGGCACGCCCGACGACGCCGGCCACACGCCGATCGTGGTAACCGGCCGCCTGATCTCCGGTGACCGGGACGTAATCGTTGCGCCGGTAGTGCTCACCGGCGAAGACCTAGCCCGCAATACGCAGCCGCAGATCGGCGCGATGCTCGCCCGGTTGCCCGGCGTTTCCACCAGCGGTTTCGCGCCCGGCGCCTCGCGTCCCGTACTGCGCGGGTTTGACGGTCCGCGCGTGCAGGTGCTGACCGACGGCCTTGGTTCGCTCGATGCCTCGTCCGTCTCGGCCGACCACGGCGTCGCGCTGGATACGCTGAACATCGACCGGATCGATGTGCTCCACGGGCCGGAAGTGCTGCTCTATGCCGCCGATCCGGCCGGTGGGGCGGTCAACGCGATCGACAAGCGCATTCCCCGCCGCGTGCCCGACAAGCCGGTCGAACTGACCGCGCAGGGCAGCTATGGCACCGCGGCGGACTCGGTCAACTTCGGCGGGGCGATGGACGTTGCCCTGGCCCCGCGCTTCGTCGCGCATGTGGACGCCTCGTACAACCACGCCAACGACCTGCGCATCGGCGGCAACGTGCTCTCGCCGCAGTTGCGCGCCGACACGCTGGCCTCCGCGGCGGATCTCGCAAGCGATGGCGACACCGATGGCGCGACTTCGCTGACCCAGCAGGCCAATGCGCGCGGACGCCTGGCGAACAGCTTCGCGCGCGGTTCCACGCTCGGCGCTGGCGTCGCCTTCATCGACGCGGGTGGTAGCCTGGGCATTTCCGTTTCGCGGCTGACCAGCGACTATGGCATCCCGCCCCGCCCTGAAGCGGGCAGCGGCGATCCGGTGTCGATCTCGCTGCGCCAGACCCGCTACGACATGCGCGGCAGCCTCAATCTCGACGGATTCTTCGACAAGCTCGAATTCCGGGGAGCCTATGGTGATTATACCCATGCCGAGATCGAAGGCGGCGTGGCGGGTACACGCTTCTTCAACGAGAGCATCGAAACGCGCCTGGAACTGGTGCAGGCGCGCCATGGTGGCTGGCGCGGCGAGACCGGCATCCAGTATGGCAGCCGGGACTTGCGCGTGGTGGGCGATGAACGCCTGATCCCGGACAACCTGACCAACCGTTTTGCCGTGTTCACGCGGCAGCAGCTTTCCGTGGGCACCTTCGACCTCGAGGCCAGCGGCCGCTACGAACACACCTCGGTGAAGGCGCGCCCGAACGGAATCACGCGCGATTTCAACCAGCTTGCCGCGGGGCTGGGGCTGGCCTGGCATCCCGTGGAAAGCCTTACCATCAGCCTGTCCGGCAGCCATGGCGAACGCGCGCCGAGCGCCGAGGAACTGTTCATCGACGGCATCCATGATGCCACGCAGTCCTACGAAAGCGGCAATCCGGCCTTCCGCAAGGAACGCAGCAATACCGTGGAGGCGGGCGTGCGCTACCATGCCGATCGCTTTGCGGGTGCGGTCACGGCCTATGCCACCGATTTCAAGGACTTCATCGCGCCTGTTCCCACCGGGGCCGATGTGGAAGGCTTCCCCGTCTATCAATTCATCCAGGGCGACGCGAAGTTCCGTGGCGTGGAAGCCGAAGCCTCGGTCAAGGCGCTGGACTGGGGGGACCGTTCGGTGTCCGTCGACGGCGGCGTCGACTATGTCCACGCGGAACTGACCGGCGTTGGCCCTGCCCCGCGCATCCCCCCGCTGCGCGTGCGCGGCGGCGCGGAATACAACAGCGACCGGTTCAGCCTGCGTGGCGAGGTGATCCACAACGCCGCGCAGAACCGCGTGGCCGCCAACGAGAACCCGACGGCCGCCTTCACACTCGTCAACGCCAGCGCCACCTGGCGGCCGATGGGCAAGGATGGTGCGCTTTCGCTGATCCTGTCGGGCGATAACCTGCTTAACGTGGAAGGCCGGCTGGCGACATCGGAAACGCGCGATTTCGTGCCGATCGCCGGGCGCGACGTGCGCGTGACCGTCTCATTGAGAATTTGA
- a CDS encoding MFS transporter: MTSSPETPRSPIAIPDYRRFWLARLCSVIATSGMVVVLGYQLYDVARAQYGMSIGHAAFQLGILGLVQFLPVFLLTPVAGVLADRFDRRNVAALASLIDLLVASSLALTTQFDLLSLPLLFTLGALHGTARVFIAPAMASIAPNIVPADLMPKAIAINALAMQIGSVTGPALGGILFSLAPTAPYWTSVALLLIGAFSLFRIRPLPPPPGNRDRHPLRQILEGLTYVWNERFLLGCVTLDLFAVLLGGATALLPVFARDILFVDGHPVGADGLGLMRAAPAFGAAAVAILLSKYPIRHNVGVKMLWGVVAYGLATAAFGLSRNFYLSLALLACLGMGDMISVFIRNTLVQLNTPDEVRGRVSAISGLAISASNELGEMQSGIAAALLGATGAVVFGGAGAIAITALWAVLFPELKNARTFAPQYRRYDSPPPTAHAEADHVKEGT, translated from the coding sequence GTGACTTCCTCTCCCGAGACTCCCCGTTCGCCGATCGCCATTCCGGATTACAGGCGCTTCTGGCTGGCGCGCCTGTGTTCGGTCATCGCGACCTCCGGCATGGTCGTGGTGCTGGGCTATCAGCTCTATGACGTGGCGCGTGCGCAATATGGCATGAGCATCGGCCATGCCGCGTTTCAGCTTGGCATTCTCGGCCTCGTCCAGTTCCTGCCGGTGTTTCTGCTGACGCCTGTCGCGGGTGTTCTGGCGGACCGGTTCGACCGGCGCAACGTGGCTGCGCTGGCCAGCCTGATCGACCTGCTGGTTGCCAGTTCGCTTGCGCTGACGACGCAATTCGACCTCCTCTCGCTGCCGCTGCTGTTCACGCTGGGCGCGCTGCATGGCACCGCGCGCGTGTTTATCGCCCCGGCGATGGCATCGATCGCGCCGAACATCGTTCCGGCCGACCTCATGCCGAAGGCAATCGCGATCAACGCGCTAGCCATGCAGATCGGGTCGGTTACCGGCCCCGCGCTGGGCGGCATCCTGTTCTCGCTGGCGCCGACCGCGCCGTACTGGACCTCCGTCGCCCTGCTGCTGATCGGCGCATTCTCGCTTTTCCGCATCCGCCCGCTGCCCCCGCCGCCCGGCAATCGCGACCGGCACCCGCTGCGCCAGATCCTGGAAGGCCTGACCTACGTATGGAACGAGCGCTTCCTGCTCGGCTGCGTCACGCTCGATCTGTTTGCGGTCCTGCTGGGCGGCGCGACCGCGCTGCTTCCGGTGTTCGCCCGCGACATACTGTTCGTGGACGGCCACCCGGTCGGTGCCGACGGACTGGGCCTGATGCGCGCCGCGCCGGCCTTCGGCGCCGCGGCCGTCGCGATCCTGCTGTCCAAATATCCGATCCGGCACAACGTGGGCGTGAAGATGCTGTGGGGCGTCGTCGCCTATGGCCTTGCCACCGCCGCGTTCGGCCTGTCGCGCAATTTCTACCTCTCGCTGGCGCTCCTCGCCTGCTTGGGCATGGGCGACATGATCTCGGTGTTCATCCGCAACACGCTGGTCCAGCTCAACACGCCCGATGAAGTGCGCGGCCGCGTTTCGGCGATATCGGGCCTGGCGATCTCCGCGTCCAACGAGCTGGGCGAAATGCAGTCGGGCATCGCCGCCGCACTGCTCGGGGCGACCGGCGCGGTGGTGTTCGGCGGCGCGGGTGCGATCGCGATCACCGCGCTGTGGGCCGTCCTGTTCCCGGAACTCAAAAACGCGCGGACCTTTGCGCCGCAGTATCGTAGATACGATTCTCCCCCTCCGACGGCACATGCCGAGGCGGATCACGTCAAGGAAGGAACCTGA
- the cysK gene encoding cysteine synthase A — MKADSVLATIGNTPHIRLSRLFPDHEVWIKAERTNPGGSIKDRIALAMIEDAEQRGELKPGGTIIEPTSGNTGIGLALVAAVKGYKLVLVMPESMSIERRRLMLAYGASFDLTPREKGMKGAIERANQLLAETPGAWIPQQFENPANVAVHARTTAQEILTDFADTPIDVLITGVGTGGHLTGSAEELKKTWPALKAYAVEPALSPVISGGQPAPHPIQGIGAGFIPGNLHTQSIDGAIQVDAGDAKEWARRSASVEGLLVGISSGATLAAIAQKLPDLPVGSRVLGFNYDTGERYLSVPDFLPE; from the coding sequence ATGAAAGCCGACAGCGTTCTCGCCACCATCGGCAATACGCCGCACATTCGCCTTTCGCGGCTGTTCCCGGACCATGAAGTCTGGATCAAGGCCGAGCGCACCAACCCCGGCGGATCGATCAAGGACCGCATCGCGCTGGCGATGATCGAGGATGCGGAGCAGCGCGGCGAACTGAAGCCGGGTGGCACCATCATCGAGCCGACATCGGGCAATACCGGCATCGGCCTGGCGCTGGTGGCGGCGGTGAAGGGCTACAAGCTCGTGCTCGTCATGCCCGAATCGATGTCGATCGAACGCCGGCGATTGATGCTCGCCTATGGCGCGTCGTTCGACCTTACCCCGCGCGAAAAGGGCATGAAGGGCGCGATCGAACGCGCGAACCAGCTGCTCGCCGAAACGCCGGGAGCCTGGATTCCGCAGCAGTTCGAAAACCCGGCGAACGTGGCCGTCCACGCCCGCACGACCGCGCAGGAAATCCTCACGGACTTCGCCGACACGCCGATCGACGTGCTGATCACCGGCGTCGGCACCGGCGGCCACCTGACGGGTTCGGCCGAGGAACTGAAGAAGACCTGGCCCGCGCTGAAGGCCTATGCCGTCGAGCCGGCGCTGTCGCCGGTCATTTCCGGCGGGCAGCCGGCGCCCCACCCGATCCAGGGGATCGGCGCGGGCTTCATCCCCGGCAACCTCCACACCCAGTCGATCGACGGCGCGATCCAGGTCGATGCCGGCGACGCCAAGGAATGGGCACGCCGTTCGGCCAGCGTCGAAGGCCTGCTGGTGGGGATCAGCTCGGGCGCGACGCTTGCCGCCATTGCGCAGAAGCTGCCCGACCTACCCGTCGGCAGCCGCGTGCTGGGCTTCAACTACGATACCGGCGAACGTTACCTTTCCGTTCCCGATTTCCTGCCGGAGTAA
- a CDS encoding dienelactone hydrolase family protein, giving the protein MALEEVRYHHGDTALTGWLARPAGPARGAIVLFPTIMNVNAPMERRAQMLADAGFVALIADFYGQPVADFAASHALAETLRADVRHYRDRIGAAVATLRAHEAAADLPIGAIGFCMGGQAVLELVRDGADLDVVVSFHGILATGRPAQPGDTIRPRILICHGDKDPLVPRPQVLAFWEEMDGVHADWHFHAYAHAKHGFTDPDSDARGIPAIGYDASADRQSWAAMLSLLSEVWGDRAG; this is encoded by the coding sequence ATGGCGCTGGAAGAAGTCCGCTACCATCACGGCGACACCGCGCTCACCGGCTGGCTTGCCCGGCCGGCGGGGCCCGCGCGCGGGGCGATCGTGCTCTTTCCCACGATCATGAACGTGAACGCACCGATGGAGCGGCGCGCGCAGATGCTGGCGGATGCCGGCTTCGTGGCGCTGATCGCGGACTTCTATGGCCAGCCGGTGGCCGACTTCGCCGCTTCGCACGCCCTGGCGGAGACCTTGCGCGCCGACGTGCGGCATTACCGCGACCGCATCGGCGCGGCAGTGGCCACGCTGCGCGCGCACGAGGCCGCCGCCGATCTGCCGATCGGCGCTATCGGCTTCTGCATGGGCGGGCAGGCCGTGCTCGAACTGGTGCGTGACGGTGCGGATCTAGACGTCGTGGTCAGTTTCCACGGCATCCTGGCTACCGGCCGCCCGGCACAGCCCGGCGACACGATCCGCCCCCGCATCCTGATCTGCCATGGCGACAAGGACCCGCTGGTGCCGCGCCCGCAAGTTCTGGCGTTCTGGGAGGAAATGGACGGCGTCCATGCCGACTGGCACTTCCATGCCTACGCCCACGCCAAGCACGGCTTCACCGATCCGGACAGTGACGCGCGCGGAATCCCGGCCATCGGCTATGACGCCAGCGCGGACCGGCAGAGCTGGGCGGCAATGCTCTCGCTGCTCTCCGAAGTCTGGGGCGACCGGGCCGGTTGA
- a CDS encoding TonB-dependent receptor translates to MPQAASAETGGEGDDTQIVVSAARTILPPNALPLTVEVIDKASLEQQMAISGSVTDAVATLIPSFSPTRQKLSGAGETLRGRSPLYAINGIPQSTPLRDGSRDGFTIDGFFVDRVEVIYGSNALQGIGGTGGIVNQVTVGAPQADGLGGRMLVQGTSGDGFESDGFGGKVAGLLQYKAGRFDATVGAAYDKRGVFYDGKGRRNGINLTQGETQDSRTLSLFGRFGYALSSTGRIDLIASRYELKGDGDYVAVQGNRATGLPTSATPGTPPGKPAANRTESVALSITDTALWGGNFVSQVFFNRSRDTFGGEPTPQATFQDALIAPVGTLFDQSQNRSRKIGGKISYERPVPGFEALTAIVGFDALWDKTEQRLIATNRVWVPPTDFRSFAPFGQLNLKLLDGKLRLAGGVRYEDVRITIDDFTTLATSNRTFVKGGSPRFSDALFNGGVIVEPWPGIRAYASYAEGFTVPDVGRVTRAINKPGIAIDTYLNIRPIVSNNREIGIEVKRGPLDGSVTYFWSTSKEGQLLVQRPDGIFDVQRQRVEIQGLELNLGVQMPIDGLKLALGYAHLIGRSDTNNDGRVDSDLDGANISPDRLNLAASYARGPISARVQTQVYFARTFKGLARDPRNDFGGYTLTDASLRYQTAIGGWTLSVQNLFDKQYIDYASDTTRPTDNFFYFAGRGRALTLGWDYRF, encoded by the coding sequence CTGCCGCAAGCGGCGTCCGCGGAAACCGGAGGTGAAGGCGACGACACCCAGATCGTCGTGTCGGCCGCGCGCACGATCCTTCCGCCGAACGCCCTGCCCCTGACCGTCGAAGTGATCGACAAGGCTTCGCTGGAACAGCAGATGGCCATATCCGGTTCGGTGACCGATGCCGTCGCCACGCTTATCCCGTCGTTTTCGCCGACGCGCCAAAAACTCTCCGGGGCGGGAGAAACGCTGCGCGGACGTTCGCCGCTCTATGCCATCAACGGCATTCCGCAATCCACGCCCCTGCGCGACGGCAGCCGTGACGGCTTCACCATCGATGGCTTCTTCGTCGATCGCGTGGAAGTGATTTACGGCTCGAACGCTTTGCAGGGCATCGGCGGCACCGGCGGCATCGTCAACCAGGTGACGGTCGGCGCGCCCCAGGCCGATGGGCTTGGCGGGCGAATGCTGGTGCAGGGAACCAGCGGCGATGGCTTTGAAAGCGATGGCTTCGGCGGCAAGGTTGCCGGGCTGCTGCAATACAAGGCGGGCCGGTTCGACGCGACGGTGGGCGCCGCCTACGACAAGCGCGGCGTGTTCTATGACGGCAAGGGGCGCCGCAACGGCATCAACCTGACGCAAGGCGAAACGCAGGATTCGCGCACGCTCTCGCTGTTCGGCCGGTTCGGCTATGCGCTGTCCTCCACCGGCCGGATCGACCTGATCGCCAGCCGCTACGAACTGAAGGGCGATGGCGACTACGTGGCCGTGCAGGGCAACCGCGCCACCGGCCTGCCGACCAGCGCCACGCCCGGCACGCCCCCTGGCAAGCCTGCCGCCAACCGCACGGAAAGCGTGGCGCTGTCGATCACCGACACAGCGCTGTGGGGCGGCAACTTCGTCAGCCAGGTGTTCTTCAACCGCAGCCGCGATACCTTCGGCGGCGAGCCTACCCCGCAGGCGACGTTCCAGGACGCGCTGATCGCGCCGGTCGGCACCCTGTTCGACCAGTCGCAGAACCGGTCGCGCAAGATCGGCGGCAAGATCAGCTACGAACGGCCGGTGCCCGGCTTCGAGGCGCTGACCGCGATCGTCGGTTTCGATGCCCTGTGGGACAAGACCGAACAGCGCCTGATCGCCACCAACCGCGTCTGGGTGCCGCCCACCGATTTCCGCAGCTTCGCGCCGTTCGGCCAACTCAACCTGAAGCTGCTGGATGGCAAGCTGCGGCTGGCGGGCGGCGTCCGCTACGAGGATGTGCGGATCACTATCGACGATTTCACCACGCTCGCCACCTCCAACCGCACGTTCGTGAAAGGCGGCAGCCCGCGCTTTTCCGATGCGCTGTTCAACGGCGGCGTGATCGTCGAACCCTGGCCCGGCATCCGCGCCTATGCCAGCTATGCCGAAGGCTTCACCGTGCCCGATGTCGGGCGCGTTACCCGCGCCATCAACAAGCCGGGAATCGCGATCGACACTTATCTCAACATCAGGCCGATCGTGTCCAACAACCGGGAGATCGGGATCGAGGTAAAGCGCGGGCCGCTGGATGGCAGCGTCACCTACTTCTGGTCGACCAGCAAGGAGGGCCAGCTCCTCGTCCAGCGGCCGGACGGGATCTTCGACGTGCAGCGCCAGCGCGTCGAAATCCAGGGGCTGGAGCTGAATCTTGGCGTGCAGATGCCGATCGACGGGCTGAAGCTGGCGCTGGGTTACGCGCACCTGATCGGCCGGTCGGATACCAACAACGACGGCAGGGTCGACAGCGATCTGGATGGCGCCAACATCTCGCCCGACCGCCTGAACCTGGCCGCCAGCTACGCGCGCGGCCCGATCAGCGCGCGGGTACAGACCCAGGTCTATTTCGCCCGCACCTTCAAGGGCCTTGCGCGCGATCCCCGCAACGATTTCGGCGGCTATACCCTGACCGACGCCAGCCTGCGCTATCAGACCGCGATCGGCGGATGGACGCTGAGCGTGCAGAACCTGTTCGACAAGCAGTACATCGACTACGCGAGCGATACTACGCGCCCGACCGACAACTTCTTTTACTTCGCCGGGCGCGGGCGCGCCTTGACGCTGGGCTGGGACTACCGGTTCTGA
- a CDS encoding PepSY domain-containing protein: MKWLDLLHRWTGGLLGLVLAVLGLSGAILVHKEDWIALPHTGDVLVADPARIAMATERLLPAPRGGEALIYASERFGLIQLRAPGDAGAYADQSGHIVARWDSQWQRPELWLFDLHHHLFSGDAGETVIGIAGLAGVFFVVSGTILWWRTRRTFRWRLLPSRLSRPAILWHHRDLGIVIAPLLLLVTLTGTMMVFRPVAGLVLWPFSPPSVIEASLKPPRLASGPLAARPDWRAMIEQAQARFPDARLRILSLPRKPGDPVAIRMKRADEWLPNGRSMVWFDAGTGRMLGSRDALDLPAGARMFNQVYPLHAAKVGGLAYRLLMTLVGLGLALLGSLTVWTFWFRKKAR; this comes from the coding sequence GTGAAGTGGCTCGATCTTCTCCACCGCTGGACCGGTGGCCTGCTCGGCCTGGTGCTGGCCGTGCTTGGCCTGTCGGGCGCGATCCTGGTCCACAAGGAGGACTGGATCGCCCTCCCCCATACGGGCGACGTACTGGTTGCCGATCCGGCGCGGATTGCAATGGCAACCGAACGGCTCCTGCCGGCACCGCGCGGCGGAGAGGCGCTGATCTACGCCAGCGAACGGTTCGGGCTGATCCAATTGCGCGCCCCCGGCGATGCCGGCGCCTATGCCGATCAGTCGGGGCATATCGTCGCGCGGTGGGACAGCCAGTGGCAGCGACCCGAACTCTGGCTGTTCGATCTGCACCACCACCTGTTCTCCGGGGATGCCGGCGAAACCGTGATCGGCATCGCGGGGCTGGCCGGCGTGTTCTTCGTCGTCTCCGGTACGATCCTGTGGTGGCGGACACGCCGCACGTTCCGCTGGCGGCTGCTGCCTTCGCGCCTGTCGCGCCCCGCGATCCTGTGGCATCACCGCGATCTGGGCATCGTGATCGCGCCTTTGCTGCTGCTGGTGACGCTGACAGGAACGATGATGGTGTTCCGGCCCGTCGCCGGACTGGTGCTCTGGCCCTTCTCCCCGCCCTCCGTGATCGAGGCGTCCCTGAAACCGCCCAGGCTCGCCAGCGGACCTCTCGCCGCGCGACCGGACTGGCGGGCAATGATCGAACAGGCGCAAGCCCGGTTCCCCGACGCGCGCCTGCGCATCCTCTCCCTGCCCCGCAAACCCGGCGATCCCGTCGCGATCCGCATGAAGCGGGCGGACGAATGGCTACCCAACGGCCGGTCGATGGTGTGGTTCGACGCCGGGACGGGCCGCATGCTGGGCTCTCGCGACGCACTGGACCTGCCCGCCGGAGCGCGGATGTTCAATCAGGTGTACCCGCTGCACGCCGCCAAGGTCGGCGGCCTTGCCTACCGCCTTCTCATGACCCTTGTGGGGCTGGGCCTGGCACTGCTGGGTAGCCTTACTGTGTGGACGTTCTGGTTCCGGAAGAAGGCGCGCTAG
- a CDS encoding 3-oxoacid CoA-transferase subunit B has product MKRLDRDAMAARVARDIPEGAYVNLGIGLPTRVADFLPVDREVILQSENGLLGMGPAPAAGDEDPELINAGKQPVTLLAGGAFFHHADSFAMMRGGHIDICVLGAFQVSVHGDLANWHTGAPGAIPAVGGAMDLAIGAKRTFVMMDLMTREGQSKLVEACSYPLTGLACVSRIYTDHAVFDVGPEGASVVEMIDGLTLDALQALTGVRLRMAA; this is encoded by the coding sequence ATGAAGCGTCTCGACCGCGATGCGATGGCCGCCCGGGTGGCCCGCGACATTCCCGAAGGGGCCTACGTCAATCTCGGCATCGGCCTGCCGACCCGCGTGGCCGATTTCCTCCCGGTCGACCGGGAGGTGATCCTCCAGAGCGAGAACGGGTTGCTCGGCATGGGGCCGGCGCCAGCCGCGGGCGACGAGGACCCGGAACTGATCAACGCGGGCAAGCAGCCGGTCACGCTGCTGGCGGGCGGCGCGTTCTTCCACCATGCCGACAGCTTCGCGATGATGCGCGGCGGGCACATCGACATCTGCGTGCTGGGCGCGTTCCAGGTTTCGGTGCACGGCGATCTGGCCAACTGGCACACCGGCGCGCCGGGGGCGATCCCGGCGGTGGGCGGGGCCATGGACCTCGCCATCGGCGCCAAGCGCACGTTCGTGATGATGGACCTGATGACGCGCGAGGGGCAAAGCAAGCTGGTCGAGGCGTGCAGCTATCCGCTCACCGGGCTAGCGTGCGTATCGCGCATCTATACCGACCATGCCGTGTTCGATGTGGGGCCGGAAGGCGCCTCGGTCGTGGAGATGATCGACGGGCTTACGCTTGATGCCCTGCAGGCGCTGACGGGCGTGCGGCTGCGCATGGCTGCCTAG